One window from the genome of Cricetulus griseus strain 17A/GY chromosome 2, alternate assembly CriGri-PICRH-1.0, whole genome shotgun sequence encodes:
- the Hmgcl gene encoding hydroxymethylglutaryl-CoA lyase, mitochondrial isoform X4, with the protein MGTFPKRVKIVEVGPRDGLQNEKNIVPTPVKIKLIDMLSEAGLPVIEATSFVSPKWVPQMADHSEVLKGIQKFPGINYPVLTPNMKGFQEAVSAGAKEVSIFGAASELFTRKNVNCSIDESFQRFDGIMQAAQAASIPVRGYVSCALGCPYEGKVSPAKVAEVAKKLYSMGCYEISLGDTIGVGTPGLMKDMLTAVMREVPVAALAVHCHDTYGQALANTLVALQMGVSVVDSSVAGLGGCPYAKGASGNLATEDLVYMLTGLGIQTGVNLQKLLEAGDFICQALNRKTSSKVAQATCKL; encoded by the exons ATGGGCACTTTCCCCAAGCGGGTGAAGATTGTGGAAGTTGGTCCCCGAGATGGTCTGCAAAATGAAAAG AACATTGTGCCTACCCCGGTGAAGATCAAGCTGATAGACATGCTTTCCGAAGCAGGGCTCCCTGTTATTGAAGCCACCAGCTTTGTCTCTCCAAAGTGGGTTCCCCAG ATGGCTGACCACTCTGAAGTCTTGAAGGGCATTCAGAAGTTTCCTGGCATCAACTATCCAGTCCTGACTCCAAATATGAAAGGCTTCCAGGAAGCG GTATCTGCAGGTGCCAAGGAAGTAAGCATCTTTGGGGCGGCCTCTGAGCTCTTCACCAGGAAGAATGTGAACTGCTCCATAGACGAGAGTTTCCAGCGCTTTGATGGAATCATGCAGGCCGCACAGGCCGCCAGCATCCCTGTGAGAGG GTATGTCTCCTGTGCCCTTGGATGCCCCTACGAGGGGAAGGTCTCCCCGGCTAAAGTAGCTGAG GTTGCCAAGAAGTTGTACTCAATGGGCTGCTATGAAATCTCCCTTGGGGACACCATTGGTGTAGGCACCCCAGGACTCATGAAAGACATGCTGACTGCTGTCATGCGCGAGGTGCCTGTGGCCGCCCTGGCTGTCCACTGCCATGATACCTATGGCCAAGCCCTGGCCAACACCTTGGTAGCCCTCCAG ATGGGAGTGAGCGTCGTGGACTCCTCTGTGGCGGGACTTGGAGGCTGTCCCTATGCAAAGGGGGCCTCGGGGAACTTGGCTACTGAGGACCTGGTCTACATGTTGACTGGCTTAGGGATTCAAACG GGTGTGAACCTCCAGAAGCTCCTCGAAGCCGGGGACTTCATCTGTCAAGCCCTGAACAGAAAAACCAGCTCCAAAGTGGCACAGGCCACCTGCAAACTCTGA
- the Hmgcl gene encoding hydroxymethylglutaryl-CoA lyase, mitochondrial isoform X2 encodes MSLSLSRRGTERLISWLVHRMESLSQGEVVSTSSMGTFPKRVKIVEVGPRDGLQNEKNIVPTPVKIKLIDMLSEAGLPVIEATSFVSPKWVPQMADHSEVLKGIQKFPGINYPVLTPNMKGFQEAVSAGAKEVSIFGAASELFTRKNVNCSIDESFQRFDGIMQAAQAASIPVRGYVSCALGCPYEGKVSPAKVAEVAKKLYSMGCYEISLGDTIGVGTPGLMKDMLTAVMREVPVAALAVHCHDTYGQALANTLVALQMGVSVVDSSVAGLGGCPYAKGASGNLATEDLVYMLTGLGIQTGVNLQKLLEAGDFICQALNRKTSSKVAQATCKL; translated from the exons ATGAGCTTATCACTGTCAAGGCGGGGGACCGAGAGGCTCATTAGCTGGCTTGTGCACAGAATGGAGAGCTTGTCTCAGGGTGAGGTG GTTAGCACCTCCTCCATGGGCACTTTCCCCAAGCGGGTGAAGATTGTGGAAGTTGGTCCCCGAGATGGTCTGCAAAATGAAAAG AACATTGTGCCTACCCCGGTGAAGATCAAGCTGATAGACATGCTTTCCGAAGCAGGGCTCCCTGTTATTGAAGCCACCAGCTTTGTCTCTCCAAAGTGGGTTCCCCAG ATGGCTGACCACTCTGAAGTCTTGAAGGGCATTCAGAAGTTTCCTGGCATCAACTATCCAGTCCTGACTCCAAATATGAAAGGCTTCCAGGAAGCG GTATCTGCAGGTGCCAAGGAAGTAAGCATCTTTGGGGCGGCCTCTGAGCTCTTCACCAGGAAGAATGTGAACTGCTCCATAGACGAGAGTTTCCAGCGCTTTGATGGAATCATGCAGGCCGCACAGGCCGCCAGCATCCCTGTGAGAGG GTATGTCTCCTGTGCCCTTGGATGCCCCTACGAGGGGAAGGTCTCCCCGGCTAAAGTAGCTGAG GTTGCCAAGAAGTTGTACTCAATGGGCTGCTATGAAATCTCCCTTGGGGACACCATTGGTGTAGGCACCCCAGGACTCATGAAAGACATGCTGACTGCTGTCATGCGCGAGGTGCCTGTGGCCGCCCTGGCTGTCCACTGCCATGATACCTATGGCCAAGCCCTGGCCAACACCTTGGTAGCCCTCCAG ATGGGAGTGAGCGTCGTGGACTCCTCTGTGGCGGGACTTGGAGGCTGTCCCTATGCAAAGGGGGCCTCGGGGAACTTGGCTACTGAGGACCTGGTCTACATGTTGACTGGCTTAGGGATTCAAACG GGTGTGAACCTCCAGAAGCTCCTCGAAGCCGGGGACTTCATCTGTCAAGCCCTGAACAGAAAAACCAGCTCCAAAGTGGCACAGGCCACCTGCAAACTCTGA
- the Gale gene encoding UDP-glucose 4-epimerase isoform X2, with translation MAEKVLVTGGAGYIGSHTVLELLEAGYAPVVIDNFHNAIRGGDSMPESLRRVQELTGRSVEFEEMDILDQAALQHLFKKHSFKAVIHFAGLKAVGESVQKPLDYYRVNLTGTIQLLEIMRAHGVKNLVFSSSATVYGNPQYLPLDEAHPTGGCTNPYGKSKFFIEEMVRDLCRADSAWNAVLLRYFNPTGAHASGRIGEDPQGVPNNLMPYVSQVAIGRREALNVFGGDYDTEDGTGVRDYIHVVDLAKGHIAALKKLKEQCGCRIYNLGTGTGYSVLQMVQAMEKASGKKIPYKVVARREGDVAACYANPSLAHEELGWTAALGLDRMCEDLWRWQKQNPSGFGAQA, from the exons ATGGCCGAGAAGGTGCTGGTCACAGGCGGAGCTGGCTACATTGGCAGCCACACGGTACTGGAGCTGCTGGAGGCAGGCTACGCCCCTGTGGTCATCGACAACTTCCATAATGCCATTCGTG GAGGGGATTCCATGCCTGAGAGCCTGCGGCGGGTCCAGGAACTGACAGGCCGCTCTGTGGAGTTTGAGGAGATGGACATCTTGGACCAGGCAGCGCTACAGCACCTCTTTAAGAAG CACAGCTTTAAGGCTGTCATCCACTTTGCTGGGCTCAAGGCTGTGGGCGAGTCGGTGCAGAAGCCTCTGGATTATTATAGAGTTAACCTAACAGGGACCATCCAGCTTCTGGAG ATCATGAGGGCCCACGGGGTGAAGAATCTCGTGTTCAGCAGCTCAGCCACCGTGTATGGGAATCCCCAGTACCTGCCTCTGGATGAGGCCCACCCCACCGGGGGTTGTACCAACCCCTATGGAAAGTCCAAGTTCTTCATCGAGGAGATGGTCCGGGACCTGTGCCGGGCAGATTCG GCCTGGAACGCAGTGCTGCTACGCTACTTCAATCCCACGGGTGCCCACGCCTCTGGCCGCATCGGCGAGGATCCCCAGGGCGTCCCCAACAACCTCATGCCCTATGTCTCCCAG GTGGCAATTGGGCGACGAGAGGCCCTGAATGTCTTTGGTGGTGACTATGATACAGAGGATGGCACAG GTGTAAGGGATTACATTCATGTGGTGGATCTGGCGAAGGGCCACATCGCAGCCTTGAAGAAGCTGAAGGAGCAATGTGGTTGCCGG ATCTACAACCTGGGCACAGGCACAGGCTACTCTGTCCTGCAGATGGTCCAAGCAATGGAGAAGGCTTCAGGGAAGAAG ATCCCATACAAGGTGGTGGCACGGCGGGAAGGTGACGTGGCAGCCTGTTATGCCAACCCCAGCCTGGCCCATGAGGAGCTGGGCTGGACAGCAGCCTTGGGGCTGGACAGGATGT GTGAAGATCTATGGCGCTGGCAGAAGCAGAACCCTTCAGGCTTTGGAGCACAGGCCTAA
- the Hmgcl gene encoding hydroxymethylglutaryl-CoA lyase, mitochondrial isoform X5: protein MADHSEVLKGIQKFPGINYPVLTPNMKGFQEAVSAGAKEVSIFGAASELFTRKNVNCSIDESFQRFDGIMQAAQAASIPVRGYVSCALGCPYEGKVSPAKVAEVAKKLYSMGCYEISLGDTIGVGTPGLMKDMLTAVMREVPVAALAVHCHDTYGQALANTLVALQMGVSVVDSSVAGLGGCPYAKGASGNLATEDLVYMLTGLGIQTGVNLQKLLEAGDFICQALNRKTSSKVAQATCKL from the exons ATGGCTGACCACTCTGAAGTCTTGAAGGGCATTCAGAAGTTTCCTGGCATCAACTATCCAGTCCTGACTCCAAATATGAAAGGCTTCCAGGAAGCG GTATCTGCAGGTGCCAAGGAAGTAAGCATCTTTGGGGCGGCCTCTGAGCTCTTCACCAGGAAGAATGTGAACTGCTCCATAGACGAGAGTTTCCAGCGCTTTGATGGAATCATGCAGGCCGCACAGGCCGCCAGCATCCCTGTGAGAGG GTATGTCTCCTGTGCCCTTGGATGCCCCTACGAGGGGAAGGTCTCCCCGGCTAAAGTAGCTGAG GTTGCCAAGAAGTTGTACTCAATGGGCTGCTATGAAATCTCCCTTGGGGACACCATTGGTGTAGGCACCCCAGGACTCATGAAAGACATGCTGACTGCTGTCATGCGCGAGGTGCCTGTGGCCGCCCTGGCTGTCCACTGCCATGATACCTATGGCCAAGCCCTGGCCAACACCTTGGTAGCCCTCCAG ATGGGAGTGAGCGTCGTGGACTCCTCTGTGGCGGGACTTGGAGGCTGTCCCTATGCAAAGGGGGCCTCGGGGAACTTGGCTACTGAGGACCTGGTCTACATGTTGACTGGCTTAGGGATTCAAACG GGTGTGAACCTCCAGAAGCTCCTCGAAGCCGGGGACTTCATCTGTCAAGCCCTGAACAGAAAAACCAGCTCCAAAGTGGCACAGGCCACCTGCAAACTCTGA
- the Hmgcl gene encoding hydroxymethylglutaryl-CoA lyase, mitochondrial isoform X3: MATVRRAFPRRLVGLASLRAVSTSSMGTFPKRVKIVEVGPRDGLQNEKNIVPTPVKIKLIDMLSEAGLPVIEATSFVSPKWVPQMADHSEVLKGIQKFPGINYPVLTPNMKGFQEAVSAGAKEVSIFGAASELFTRKNVNCSIDESFQRFDGIMQAAQAASIPVRGYVSCALGCPYEGKVSPAKVAEVAKKLYSMGCYEISLGDTIGVGTPGLMKDMLTAVMREVPVAALAVHCHDTYGQALANTLVALQMGVSVVDSSVAGLGGCPYAKGASGNLATEDLVYMLTGLGIQTGVNLQKLLEAGDFICQALNRKTSSKVAQATCKL, translated from the exons ATGGCGACAGTGCGGAGGGCTTTCCCGCGGAGACTGGTGGGCTTGGCGTCCCTCCGAGCG GTTAGCACCTCCTCCATGGGCACTTTCCCCAAGCGGGTGAAGATTGTGGAAGTTGGTCCCCGAGATGGTCTGCAAAATGAAAAG AACATTGTGCCTACCCCGGTGAAGATCAAGCTGATAGACATGCTTTCCGAAGCAGGGCTCCCTGTTATTGAAGCCACCAGCTTTGTCTCTCCAAAGTGGGTTCCCCAG ATGGCTGACCACTCTGAAGTCTTGAAGGGCATTCAGAAGTTTCCTGGCATCAACTATCCAGTCCTGACTCCAAATATGAAAGGCTTCCAGGAAGCG GTATCTGCAGGTGCCAAGGAAGTAAGCATCTTTGGGGCGGCCTCTGAGCTCTTCACCAGGAAGAATGTGAACTGCTCCATAGACGAGAGTTTCCAGCGCTTTGATGGAATCATGCAGGCCGCACAGGCCGCCAGCATCCCTGTGAGAGG GTATGTCTCCTGTGCCCTTGGATGCCCCTACGAGGGGAAGGTCTCCCCGGCTAAAGTAGCTGAG GTTGCCAAGAAGTTGTACTCAATGGGCTGCTATGAAATCTCCCTTGGGGACACCATTGGTGTAGGCACCCCAGGACTCATGAAAGACATGCTGACTGCTGTCATGCGCGAGGTGCCTGTGGCCGCCCTGGCTGTCCACTGCCATGATACCTATGGCCAAGCCCTGGCCAACACCTTGGTAGCCCTCCAG ATGGGAGTGAGCGTCGTGGACTCCTCTGTGGCGGGACTTGGAGGCTGTCCCTATGCAAAGGGGGCCTCGGGGAACTTGGCTACTGAGGACCTGGTCTACATGTTGACTGGCTTAGGGATTCAAACG GGTGTGAACCTCCAGAAGCTCCTCGAAGCCGGGGACTTCATCTGTCAAGCCCTGAACAGAAAAACCAGCTCCAAAGTGGCACAGGCCACCTGCAAACTCTGA
- the Gale gene encoding UDP-glucose 4-epimerase isoform X1, with protein sequence MFSSAQDCPFSRQGGAMAEKVLVTGGAGYIGSHTVLELLEAGYAPVVIDNFHNAIRGGDSMPESLRRVQELTGRSVEFEEMDILDQAALQHLFKKHSFKAVIHFAGLKAVGESVQKPLDYYRVNLTGTIQLLEIMRAHGVKNLVFSSSATVYGNPQYLPLDEAHPTGGCTNPYGKSKFFIEEMVRDLCRADSAWNAVLLRYFNPTGAHASGRIGEDPQGVPNNLMPYVSQVAIGRREALNVFGGDYDTEDGTGVRDYIHVVDLAKGHIAALKKLKEQCGCRIYNLGTGTGYSVLQMVQAMEKASGKKIPYKVVARREGDVAACYANPSLAHEELGWTAALGLDRMCEDLWRWQKQNPSGFGAQA encoded by the exons ATGTTCTCTTCTGCCCAGGACTGCCCATTCTCCAgacagggag GAGCCATGGCCGAGAAGGTGCTGGTCACAGGCGGAGCTGGCTACATTGGCAGCCACACGGTACTGGAGCTGCTGGAGGCAGGCTACGCCCCTGTGGTCATCGACAACTTCCATAATGCCATTCGTG GAGGGGATTCCATGCCTGAGAGCCTGCGGCGGGTCCAGGAACTGACAGGCCGCTCTGTGGAGTTTGAGGAGATGGACATCTTGGACCAGGCAGCGCTACAGCACCTCTTTAAGAAG CACAGCTTTAAGGCTGTCATCCACTTTGCTGGGCTCAAGGCTGTGGGCGAGTCGGTGCAGAAGCCTCTGGATTATTATAGAGTTAACCTAACAGGGACCATCCAGCTTCTGGAG ATCATGAGGGCCCACGGGGTGAAGAATCTCGTGTTCAGCAGCTCAGCCACCGTGTATGGGAATCCCCAGTACCTGCCTCTGGATGAGGCCCACCCCACCGGGGGTTGTACCAACCCCTATGGAAAGTCCAAGTTCTTCATCGAGGAGATGGTCCGGGACCTGTGCCGGGCAGATTCG GCCTGGAACGCAGTGCTGCTACGCTACTTCAATCCCACGGGTGCCCACGCCTCTGGCCGCATCGGCGAGGATCCCCAGGGCGTCCCCAACAACCTCATGCCCTATGTCTCCCAG GTGGCAATTGGGCGACGAGAGGCCCTGAATGTCTTTGGTGGTGACTATGATACAGAGGATGGCACAG GTGTAAGGGATTACATTCATGTGGTGGATCTGGCGAAGGGCCACATCGCAGCCTTGAAGAAGCTGAAGGAGCAATGTGGTTGCCGG ATCTACAACCTGGGCACAGGCACAGGCTACTCTGTCCTGCAGATGGTCCAAGCAATGGAGAAGGCTTCAGGGAAGAAG ATCCCATACAAGGTGGTGGCACGGCGGGAAGGTGACGTGGCAGCCTGTTATGCCAACCCCAGCCTGGCCCATGAGGAGCTGGGCTGGACAGCAGCCTTGGGGCTGGACAGGATGT GTGAAGATCTATGGCGCTGGCAGAAGCAGAACCCTTCAGGCTTTGGAGCACAGGCCTAA